A window of Theileria parva strain Muguga chromosome 4 map unlocalized ctg_529, whole genome shotgun sequence genomic DNA:
GTACCCGAAACACAATATAAACAACATCGATCAGTTATACCATTATGCCTCATTACAGGTATGACATACTCAGTTATACACCTTAACACCTTACGcaaatattgtataataattttttagacaATGTTGATACGAGaaatgtgtgtaaatgACAGATTTCGTCGTTTGTTTGTTGGATTAACCCTGTTATATGGTATTAAGATGAGTCAGGAAATTATATTGGACCTGTTTTTCTACTTAATCAGGTCTAAACTATTTTGGAATCGCACGGTTTACTCATACTGGTCCCAATCGCTGTCTGTGCCCATACCTCTCCTTATCTTAACTGTTAACAATGTCCTCAATATGTTCCTAAACACAGTTGGTTTTGTAGATTCCAAGTTAAAGGAACAGCTCATTACACTCGAGGGCCTAATGCTTAATAGTGACTTAAGGAAAAGGTTCAAAAATGTTTATGTTAAAGACTATGATGGGTCAATTAAATTACATCAAAACCATCTTGATACTTAATGTATTGTGTTTACTActtattattgtaaaatcATACTATTACAAGATTAATGAcaagaaaattaatttgtggTTTCTGGTTGTGAGAAGTAGTTAGTCAAATCAGCGTCAAGTTTAGCTCTAGTAGCTTCGCCGCCCATGTAAGTATCCAACTCCATATCCTAATCAAGAATTTGCAGCTGTTCAtgaaaattgataaatatgttatttaaaacGAAGTTTAGAGATACCATCTGATCTGCAGTTTTTTGATCCTTATttttcttaaaattttgtttagttctcatatttttattgaatCTGCGAAAGGCGAAATTGCGCCTTGGACGCCTAAATCGGCCTCGCCTAGCAGGGTTTGATTCGCCCTGATTTTCAACTGGCGCTTGTCCTCCTCCAAACCTTCTCAAAGCGCGGCCTTTAAATGTTTTGGCCTTAAATACCCTTCTTActacagtattattattgtgaTATTTATTGGAAGTTGcatagtataaaattcGTTAAATGGTACCATTTCTCCTGTTATTATTTGTGTTGTTATTGACTGAATTGTTGTTTCTGTTGCGAAATCTATAATTTCCTCTAGGATTTCTGGTATTTCTCTGACCTCCTCTCACATTCTCAAGTACATTATTCCTTCTTGCCATTACTCTCCAACTATCAGATATACTTTAATTCTATTATTtagattattatatttaagttgataataaattgctataattattatattactattaatatatagtatgaaattatataaGCCTATGGGGATCTAATAACTCAAATACCATCATTA
This region includes:
- a CDS encoding C-terminal duplication domain of Friend of PRMT1 family protein — protein: MARRNNVLENVRGGQRNTRNPRGNYRFRNRNNNSVNNNTNNNRRNVRRVFKAKTFKGRALRRFGGGQAPVENQGESNPARRGRFRRPRRNFAFRRFNKNMRTKQNFKKNKDQKTADQMDMELDTYMGGEATRAKLDADLTNYFSQPETTN